A DNA window from Deltaproteobacteria bacterium contains the following coding sequences:
- a CDS encoding DUF2062 domain-containing protein — translation MPSPGFSFWDRIRRWVRYGYLRIIRIKAPPESIALGLAVGVFVGCLPVVPFQTVLALALAFFCRCSKIAAALGTWVSNPANMVFLYYLFFKVGSLIVPSPGGRLDPTAVSMTDMLRHGWSLFLTMFVGGFLVGIPSAVITYFLAFKAIRSFLIRKAKRRMERLRQRPRP, via the coding sequence ATGCCCTCCCCGGGTTTTTCATTCTGGGATCGGATTCGGCGCTGGGTACGATACGGGTATCTGCGGATCATCCGTATCAAGGCCCCGCCCGAGTCCATCGCCCTGGGCCTTGCCGTCGGGGTCTTTGTCGGATGTCTCCCCGTCGTGCCCTTTCAGACCGTCCTCGCCCTGGCCTTGGCTTTTTTTTGTCGATGTAGCAAAATCGCGGCCGCCTTGGGGACCTGGGTCTCAAATCCGGCCAACATGGTCTTTCTCTACTACCTATTCTTCAAGGTCGGGTCGTTGATCGTTCCCAGCCCAGGCGGAAGGCTCGATCCCACGGCAGTGTCCATGACCGACATGCTCCGCCATGGCTGGAGTCTTTTTTTGACCATGTTCGTCGGCGGCTTTCTGGTCGGCATTCCCAGTGCGGTGATCACCTACTTCCTGGCCTTCAAGGCCATTCGGAGCTTTCTCATCCGAAAGGCCAAAAGGCGCATGGAACGACTTCGACAAAGGCCCCGGCCATGA
- the rsmA gene encoding ribosomal RNA small subunit methyltransferase A, with amino-acid sequence MIQAKKCLGQHFLQDQTIARRIVQALDARPEDPVLEIGPGTGALTRHLLPRPGFYLGLEKDGHLARSMAENHPDAAFANIDALDFCWEKTSAIPGIKIIGNLPYNVASPLIWEMVSRVPDMSKGIFMVQKEVAERICSNPGPKTFGALSAWVQSFTIPALLFSVRPGSFLPRPKVDSAVIALTPKPDRFQGDTKALGQLLRRIFSLRRKQMGTILKSEPREHVAAWFEAQGISPSIRPECLSSGQFQSLLEALRF; translated from the coding sequence ATGATCCAGGCCAAAAAATGCCTCGGGCAACATTTCCTTCAAGACCAGACCATCGCCCGAAGAATCGTCCAGGCCCTTGACGCTCGTCCGGAAGACCCGGTTCTGGAGATAGGTCCCGGCACGGGGGCCCTGACTCGTCACCTTCTCCCTCGGCCGGGCTTCTATCTCGGGCTTGAAAAAGATGGCCATCTGGCCCGTAGCATGGCTGAAAATCATCCGGACGCTGCGTTCGCCAACATTGATGCCCTAGATTTCTGCTGGGAGAAAACCTCGGCAATTCCTGGAATCAAAATTATCGGCAATCTCCCCTACAATGTTGCATCTCCCCTTATCTGGGAAATGGTCAGCAGGGTTCCAGACATGTCCAAAGGAATTTTCATGGTCCAGAAGGAGGTTGCTGAACGGATCTGCTCCAATCCAGGGCCCAAAACCTTCGGAGCCCTCTCGGCCTGGGTCCAGAGCTTCACCATCCCGGCCCTCCTGTTCTCGGTTCGGCCAGGTTCCTTTTTGCCCAGACCCAAGGTCGATTCAGCGGTCATCGCCTTGACTCCGAAACCCGACCGGTTCCAAGGAGATACCAAAGCGCTTGGCCAACTGCTCCGAAGGATCTTCAGCCTCAGACGCAAGCAAATGGGAACCATTTTAAAATCCGAGCCGCGTGAACACGTGGCCGCTTGGTTCGAGGCCCAGGGCATTAGCCCCTCAATCCGTCCGGAATGCCTCTCCAGCGGACAGTTTCAGTCCCTGCTGGAGGCCCTGAGGTTCTAG
- a CDS encoding HU family DNA-binding protein, whose protein sequence is MTKADLVAKIAEKANVTKAEAERCLNAFLESVQGVLSSEGKLTLTGFGTFAVDERKARTGRNPRTGEELNIPACKVVKFRPGKVLKDAVK, encoded by the coding sequence ATGACAAAAGCAGACTTGGTTGCCAAAATTGCGGAAAAGGCCAATGTTACCAAGGCCGAGGCCGAAAGATGCCTGAACGCTTTTCTTGAATCTGTTCAGGGCGTCTTGTCGAGCGAAGGAAAATTGACCTTAACCGGGTTCGGCACCTTTGCCGTCGATGAGCGTAAAGCCCGCACCGGCCGCAATCCCAGGACCGGAGAGGAACTCAACATCCCGGCCTGCAAGGTTGTCAAATTCCGACCTGGTAAAGTTCTGAAAGACGCTGTCAAATAA
- a CDS encoding 30S ribosomal protein S21, which yields MPGVILGDNDTFDYSLRKFKKQVEKAGILSELKKRQHYEKPSIQKKKKEAAARKRLIKKMRKLQMS from the coding sequence TTGCCTGGAGTGATTTTGGGAGACAATGACACCTTCGACTACTCTCTCCGAAAATTCAAGAAGCAGGTCGAAAAGGCCGGAATTCTGTCCGAACTCAAGAAACGTCAGCACTACGAAAAGCCCAGTATTCAGAAAAAAAAGAAAGAAGCGGCTGCTCGTAAACGATTGATCAAAAAAATGCGCAAATTGCAGATGTCATAG
- a CDS encoding GatB/YqeY domain-containing protein, with translation MGVAERIESDYVQAYKAKETDKIAALRMLKAAIKNLQVELRRTPHEAEVLTVVRKQCKQRLESAEHFDNAGRTEMADQERRELAVLEAYLPPTLSSSELKTLVQACVAELGACSMADMGKVMRAVLDRCGDRVGGQEASDMVKACLQAQAGR, from the coding sequence ATGGGCGTTGCCGAAAGGATTGAATCTGACTATGTGCAGGCCTATAAGGCCAAAGAAACCGACAAGATAGCTGCCTTGCGCATGCTCAAGGCAGCTATAAAGAATCTTCAGGTCGAACTGAGACGAACGCCCCACGAGGCGGAGGTTCTCACCGTTGTCCGCAAACAGTGCAAACAACGATTAGAATCCGCTGAACACTTCGACAACGCTGGACGAACGGAAATGGCTGACCAGGAGCGGAGAGAACTCGCCGTACTCGAAGCCTACCTGCCTCCGACCCTCTCGTCTTCGGAACTCAAAACACTGGTCCAGGCCTGCGTGGCCGAACTTGGCGCCTGCTCCATGGCGGACATGGGCAAGGTCATGCGAGCCGTTCTTGACCGATGCGGCGACCGTGTCGGCGGCCAAGAAGCCAGCGACATGGTCAAGGCCTGCCTCCAGGCCCAAGCCGGCCGTTAA